A genome region from Blautia coccoides includes the following:
- the fba gene encoding class II fructose-1,6-bisphosphate aldolase, whose amino-acid sequence MLVSAAEMLKKAKAGHYAVGQFNINNLEWTKAALLTAEECKSPIILGVSEGAGKYMTGFKTVADMTKAMIEELNITVPVALHLDHGTYDGCYKCIKAGFSSIMFDGSHYPIEENVEKTKELAGVCKGLGLSLEAEVGSIGGEEDGVVGMGECADPKECKMIADLGVDMLAAGIGNIHGKYPENWAGLRFDVLDDIQKLTGEMPLVLHGGTGIPADMIKKAIDLGVSKINVNTECQLTFAAATREYIEAGKDNQGKGYDPRKLLKPGFDAICATIKEKMELFGSVGKAFE is encoded by the coding sequence ATGTTAGTATCAGCAGCTGAAATGCTTAAAAAAGCAAAAGCAGGACACTATGCAGTAGGACAGTTCAATATCAATAACCTGGAGTGGACAAAGGCAGCTCTGTTAACAGCAGAAGAGTGCAAATCCCCGATCATCCTGGGTGTATCTGAGGGCGCCGGAAAATATATGACCGGTTTCAAGACCGTTGCAGACATGACAAAAGCTATGATTGAAGAGCTGAACATTACAGTTCCTGTAGCTCTGCATCTGGATCATGGTACTTATGACGGATGTTACAAATGTATCAAAGCTGGATTCTCATCCATCATGTTTGATGGTTCTCACTATCCGATCGAAGAGAACGTTGAGAAGACAAAAGAGTTAGCAGGTGTCTGCAAAGGACTGGGCTTATCTCTGGAAGCAGAAGTTGGTTCCATCGGCGGCGAGGAAGACGGCGTTGTAGGAATGGGCGAGTGTGCAGATCCGAAGGAATGTAAGATGATCGCTGACCTGGGTGTGGACATGCTGGCAGCAGGTATTGGAAATATCCATGGAAAATACCCGGAAAACTGGGCAGGTCTTCGCTTTGACGTTCTGGATGACATCCAGAAACTGACAGGTGAGATGCCGTTAGTTCTGCACGGCGGTACAGGAATCCCGGCTGACATGATCAAAAAAGCCATCGATCTTGGTGTATCCAAAATCAACGTAAACACAGAGTGCCAGCTGACTTTCGCTGCTGCTACACGTGAGTACATCGAAGCAGGAAAAGACAATCAGGGCAAAGGCTATGACCCGCGTAAATTATTAAAACCGGGCTTTGACGCAATCTGCGCTACCATCAAAGAGAAAATGGAACTGTTCGGTTCTGTTGGAAAAGCTTTCGAGTAA
- a CDS encoding alanine/glycine:cation symporter family protein — MSNLLHTLHEFVWSPGMLFFFLATGIRFTIKSRFFQITHAGEWFRTTLGSLLKKEEVRKTKEEHSISQFQSFCTALAATLGTGNITGVATALMAGGPGAIFWMWVSAFFGMMTNYAENYLGIRYRYRDENGAWVGGAMVYMDRGLHCKWMAVIFSVCCLGASFGMGNMVQGNSMAKGLEEAFHIPVFLTGVVTMLATAYVLNGGLKRVAAFTEKLVPVMAAAYLLGALVVLWVHREMIPDAFGIIFREAFRVKAAVGGVAGYGISQALQMGVARGIFSNEAGLGSSVIAHAQSDVKDPKTQGMWGIAEIFIDTILVCTVTALVILVSGVYQPEICIQNLAAGIENIDGTTLTGMAFSTAIPYGKQFLAAATVLFAFATIVGWSCFGERTAAYLCKERGAAAYRFCYILLTLPGCMLSPGVIWELSDTLNGMMAIPNLLALFFLGREVRYIMDGKKTEKK; from the coding sequence ATGTCAAATCTATTACATACACTTCATGAGTTTGTCTGGAGTCCCGGAATGTTATTTTTTTTCCTGGCCACCGGCATTCGTTTCACCATAAAATCACGGTTTTTTCAAATTACCCATGCAGGAGAATGGTTTCGCACCACACTGGGTTCCCTGCTGAAAAAAGAAGAGGTCAGAAAAACGAAAGAAGAGCATTCCATCTCCCAGTTCCAGTCCTTTTGTACTGCACTGGCAGCTACCCTGGGCACCGGGAACATAACAGGGGTGGCAACAGCGCTGATGGCAGGCGGGCCAGGGGCTATTTTCTGGATGTGGGTTTCCGCTTTTTTTGGAATGATGACCAATTACGCGGAGAATTATCTGGGTATCCGGTATCGCTACAGGGATGAGAACGGGGCCTGGGTGGGCGGTGCCATGGTGTATATGGACAGGGGACTCCACTGTAAATGGATGGCTGTTATTTTTTCCGTCTGTTGTCTGGGCGCGTCCTTTGGTATGGGAAATATGGTACAGGGGAACTCCATGGCAAAAGGGCTGGAGGAGGCCTTTCATATACCTGTCTTTCTGACAGGTGTTGTGACCATGCTGGCAACTGCCTATGTGCTGAACGGAGGCCTGAAGCGAGTCGCCGCGTTCACAGAGAAACTGGTTCCGGTCATGGCAGCAGCCTATCTGCTGGGGGCCTTGGTGGTGCTGTGGGTACATAGGGAAATGATACCGGATGCCTTCGGGATCATATTCCGGGAAGCGTTCCGGGTAAAAGCGGCGGTGGGCGGAGTTGCCGGATACGGGATCAGCCAAGCGCTGCAGATGGGTGTGGCCCGCGGTATATTTTCCAATGAGGCGGGCCTTGGCTCCTCTGTGATCGCACACGCCCAATCCGACGTCAAAGACCCAAAAACACAGGGAATGTGGGGAATCGCAGAGATTTTTATAGATACCATTTTAGTGTGCACAGTTACAGCTCTTGTTATTTTAGTAAGCGGTGTCTATCAGCCAGAAATCTGCATTCAGAATCTTGCGGCAGGAATTGAAAATATTGATGGCACCACTCTCACGGGAATGGCATTCTCCACAGCCATACCTTATGGCAAACAGTTTCTGGCAGCCGCTACGGTACTCTTTGCCTTTGCTACCATTGTGGGATGGTCCTGCTTCGGTGAGCGCACAGCCGCATATCTCTGTAAAGAGAGAGGCGCGGCAGCATATCGGTTCTGCTATATTCTTCTCACACTGCCGGGCTGTATGCTTTCCCCAGGTGTTATATGGGAGCTGTCCGATACCTTGAACGGTATGATGGCAATACCGAACCTATTGGCACTGTTCTTTTTAGGGCGGGAAGTGAGATATATAATGGATGGAAAAAAGACGGAAAAGAAGTGA
- a CDS encoding ArsR/SmtB family transcription factor — MAKIRELDMENVDTLCDVGKALSSPVRVEILKLLYSDNMIIGEIAKALDIPQSSAAFHLKLLEKADLIRMEEQPGSRGTMKVCSRKFDFVNMCLLRRNLDVNEIVSVEMPIGSYTGCKVHPTCGLYSPEGVIGMEDTEYSFYDPEKIKAGLFWTSAGYVEYKFANAVPRNRHARSLSLSMEICSEAPGYREDWKSDITVWINGVDCGTWTCPGDFGSRRGRLNPSVWPDGSTQYGMLMTWEVLENGCFINGSQAGETALKDLRLMEKPYIDVRIGNKEDARYIGGFNLFGKSFGNYEQDIVMSVEY, encoded by the coding sequence ATGGCAAAAATAAGAGAGCTGGACATGGAAAATGTGGATACACTCTGTGATGTGGGAAAAGCGCTGTCTTCCCCTGTGCGTGTGGAAATATTGAAGCTTCTCTATTCTGACAATATGATCATAGGAGAGATCGCAAAGGCGCTGGACATTCCTCAGTCCAGTGCTGCTTTTCATCTGAAGCTTCTGGAAAAGGCAGATTTGATCCGTATGGAGGAACAGCCCGGAAGCAGAGGAACCATGAAGGTATGCAGCAGAAAATTTGATTTTGTGAACATGTGTCTGCTGAGGCGGAACCTGGATGTCAATGAGATCGTCAGTGTGGAAATGCCCATCGGCAGTTATACCGGTTGTAAAGTCCATCCCACCTGCGGACTGTATTCCCCGGAGGGAGTTATCGGCATGGAGGATACAGAATACAGCTTTTACGATCCTGAGAAAATAAAGGCAGGGCTTTTCTGGACATCTGCCGGTTATGTGGAATATAAATTTGCTAATGCGGTTCCCAGGAACCGTCATGCCAGGAGCCTGAGCCTGTCCATGGAAATCTGTTCTGAGGCACCGGGATACAGAGAGGACTGGAAATCAGACATTACCGTATGGATAAACGGCGTGGACTGCGGAACCTGGACATGTCCCGGTGATTTTGGGAGCAGGAGGGGAAGACTGAACCCTTCTGTATGGCCGGACGGCTCCACCCAGTACGGTATGCTCATGACCTGGGAGGTGCTGGAAAACGGCTGTTTTATCAATGGAAGCCAGGCCGGGGAAACAGCTTTGAAGGACCTTAGGCTGATGGAAAAGCCATATATTGATGTGCGGATAGGGAATAAAGAGGATGCCAGGTATATCGGCGGATTTAATCTGTTTGGGAAGTCCTTTGGGAATTATGAGCAGGATATTGTGATGAGCGTGGAATATTAA